Proteins encoded together in one Candidatus Cloacimonadota bacterium window:
- a CDS encoding MarR family transcriptional regulator, with protein sequence MGKKKVSEITDPQARTLRVICQLIDEKGLPPTVKELSEALDISHASAHEQIAQLVRKGYLKKEARKARSIVVIRRPE encoded by the coding sequence ATGGGAAAGAAAAAGGTCTCGGAAATAACCGACCCCCAAGCCAGGACGCTGAGGGTCATTTGCCAACTCATCGATGAAAAGGGGTTGCCGCCAACTGTGAAGGAACTTTCGGAAGCCCTCGACATCAGCCACGCGAGCGCCCACGAGCAGATCGCTCAACTGGTACGGAAAGGCTATCTGAAGAAAGAAGCTCGTAAGGCCCGGAGCATCGTCGTCATCAGAAGGCCCGAATAA